CCAGTTTCCCAATTTTGAGATACTCCTGCCCGGCTTCGCGCCCTTTGACGGCCTGTGCCACGGCGTCCGCGCAGGCGTCCAGCGCCCACGCTATCCGGCCCCGCCGCTCCAGTTCCTTCAGCAGCCCGTCGTAAACGGGGAACAGGTAGCGTACGTCATTGAGGGCATACTCCAGTTGCTCCGGCAGCAGTGGGCGGCGCGTCCAGTCCGTGAATTGCTGCTTTTTGCTTAGGGAAACCTTGGTAAATCGCTGAACCAGCGCGGCGTAGCCCGCGGCCTCGCCATAGCCTAGAAATGCGGCGGCGATTTGCGTGTCGAACACGTTGACCGGAATGGCGTTTGTCTCGCGCCGGAGCAAGGCGATGTCTTGCGCGCCGGCGTGAAAAATTTTCCGCACCCGCGAACTCGTCAAAACCTCAGCTAGCGGCGCAAGGTTGACGCGAAACGGGTCAACTGCGACACAAGCTTCACGCAGCCCAAGTTGCACAAGACACACCAGCGGCATGTAGCGCCCTTCACCCTGAAACTCCAAATCAATGGTGAGTTCGGTGTGCGTAAGCGCCCGGCGGCAAAAGTCCTGAAAGGCGCGGTCGGTGTCAATC
The window above is part of the Chloracidobacterium sp. genome. Proteins encoded here:
- the rnd gene encoding ribonuclease D; the protein is MWIDTDRAFQDFCRRALTHTELTIDLEFQGEGRYMPLVCLVQLGLREACVAVDPFRVNLAPLAEVLTSSRVRKIFHAGAQDIALLRRETNAIPVNVFDTQIAAAFLGYGEAAGYAALVQRFTKVSLSKKQQFTDWTRRPLLPEQLEYALNDVRYLFPVYDGLLKELERRGRIAWALDACADAVAQAVKGREAGQEYLKIGKLGGLSRRELAVLRELCQWREAAARSRNRPVGSILHDDALRQIAYTMPRTEAALRQVRGAGNLSREAVTEILETIQQALALPESEWPEAVTTREYDPTLDGLASLLGAVVRLRAGALDIAPNLLATRDDLLRFAGWILQGGSPAEAGDFPLLHGWRRAAVGDLLLDLVAGKALLQIAPTAPGGLRIIRPESSGAEGTA